From a single Alkalihalophilus pseudofirmus genomic region:
- the speE gene encoding polyamine aminopropyltransferase codes for MELWFTEKQTERFGITAKIKRTLHSEKTDFQQLDVVETEEFGNMLVLDGMVMTTEKDEFVYHEMVAHVPLFTHPDPKHVLVVGGGDGGVIREVLKHPSVERATLVEIDGKVIEYSKKYLPSIAGALDDARVDVQVDDGFMHIAKAENEYDVIMVDSTEPVGPAVKLFEKGFYEGISRALKEDGIFVAQTDNPWFHKDLITQVQRDVREIFPITRLYTANIPTYPSGLWTFTIGSKKHDPLEVADERFHEIETKYYTKDLHKASFALPKFVSDLVK; via the coding sequence ATGGAATTATGGTTCACAGAAAAACAAACAGAGCGTTTTGGTATTACAGCAAAAATTAAACGTACGCTACATAGCGAAAAGACAGATTTTCAACAATTAGACGTTGTTGAAACAGAAGAGTTCGGCAACATGCTTGTTCTTGACGGCATGGTTATGACAACAGAGAAAGATGAATTCGTTTACCACGAAATGGTTGCTCACGTGCCATTATTCACACACCCTGATCCTAAGCATGTTCTTGTTGTAGGCGGAGGAGACGGCGGGGTAATCCGTGAAGTATTAAAGCACCCATCTGTAGAGCGTGCGACACTTGTCGAAATCGACGGAAAAGTAATCGAGTACTCAAAAAAATATTTACCATCTATTGCAGGTGCTCTTGATGATGCACGCGTGGATGTTCAAGTAGACGACGGCTTCATGCATATTGCTAAAGCTGAAAATGAGTATGATGTCATTATGGTTGACTCAACAGAGCCTGTAGGACCAGCTGTAAAATTATTTGAAAAAGGATTCTACGAAGGAATTTCTCGTGCGCTGAAAGAAGACGGTATTTTCGTTGCACAGACAGATAACCCTTGGTTCCATAAAGACCTTATTACTCAAGTGCAGCGTGACGTGCGTGAGATCTTCCCGATCACGCGTCTATACACTGCGAATATTCCAACATACCCAAGCGGCCTTTGGACATTCACAATCGGTTCTAAAAAGCACGATCCTCTAGAAGTAGCGGACGAGCGTTTCCATGAGATCGAAACAAAGTACTACACAAAAGACCTTCACAAAGCTTCTTTTGCACTTCCGAAATTTGTTAGCGATCTTGTGAAATAA
- a CDS encoding transglycosylase domain-containing protein encodes MEVIMNRRNKRRRSLLRLFFRLFLLGLVLALGGAVALMSYAKMQGPPPLSVAQTTEYLAVDDRTIGESHRGQNRYFVPFNEISPYVVDATLAIEDRKFYDHLGFDPTRIGGAIVANLRSGSRSQGASTITQQYARNLYLSHDKTWVRKWNELIYSLRLEMNYEKEQILEGYLNTIYYGHGAYGIEAASHYFFYKDSKDLTLAEASMLAGIPKGPSYYSPNFDEPRAKARQELILDAMVEVGSVSRAEAEEAKAEVLDYKNKELVSGLQIGPYFQDIVEAQLIEEAGIEPARIEAGGLKVYTTLDADMQEKAEKWVAREMPPVPAAAQNKALTDAERATMILQTSLVAIDPRNGDVRALVGGRDYSESPYNRATHAHRQAGSTFKPFLYYAALENGSTPASTLLSEPTQFQIDEGRAIYSPSNFGNNYANDFITLLQAIAFSDNIYAVKSLLVLGTEKLIDVAERVGIISPLPETASLALGSADVTLLEMVNGYSPFANGGQKVKPRFIRKVVDLNGRVLYESEPDKEQVLDPKLAFIMTDLMTGMFDPSLNAHAGVTGGSVAHLVNRPVAGKSGSTPQDSWMIGYTPQLVTGVWVGYDKATPIDQRTEGQISKKIWANFTEDALKNELKLPFQKPRGVVAVEMNPQSGYLASETCPKSRTTYFIAGTEPTKTCPETANADGTDIIDEEAHEEERLIDKFFKWFGH; translated from the coding sequence ATGGAAGTCATCATGAATAGAAGAAATAAAAGACGAAGAAGCCTGCTGCGTCTCTTTTTCAGACTCTTCCTTTTAGGGCTCGTACTGGCACTTGGCGGAGCAGTGGCGTTAATGTCTTATGCAAAAATGCAAGGGCCGCCTCCGCTAAGTGTAGCTCAAACAACAGAATATCTAGCTGTTGACGACCGTACAATTGGTGAAAGCCACCGAGGACAGAACCGTTACTTTGTTCCGTTTAACGAGATCTCACCGTATGTCGTTGATGCGACATTAGCGATTGAAGACCGGAAGTTTTACGACCACCTTGGATTTGACCCGACAAGAATCGGCGGGGCGATTGTCGCAAATCTTCGTTCAGGCTCGCGCTCACAAGGAGCAAGTACGATTACTCAGCAGTACGCACGTAATTTATATTTATCTCATGATAAAACATGGGTTAGAAAATGGAATGAACTGATTTACTCCCTTCGCCTTGAGATGAACTATGAAAAAGAACAAATTTTAGAAGGCTATCTTAATACGATTTATTACGGACACGGAGCGTACGGGATTGAAGCCGCTTCTCACTATTTTTTTTATAAAGATTCAAAAGATCTTACTTTAGCTGAAGCAAGTATGCTTGCAGGGATTCCAAAAGGACCAAGCTATTATTCGCCAAACTTTGATGAACCCCGCGCTAAGGCAAGGCAGGAACTTATTTTAGATGCGATGGTTGAAGTCGGCAGCGTGAGCCGTGCAGAAGCAGAAGAAGCAAAGGCTGAAGTACTTGATTACAAAAATAAAGAATTGGTAAGCGGGCTGCAGATCGGACCGTACTTCCAGGATATCGTTGAAGCACAGTTAATAGAAGAAGCTGGGATTGAACCTGCTAGAATTGAGGCTGGAGGATTAAAAGTGTATACGACACTTGATGCCGACATGCAGGAAAAAGCGGAGAAATGGGTTGCACGTGAGATGCCGCCCGTTCCTGCCGCTGCCCAAAACAAGGCTCTGACTGATGCTGAGAGGGCAACAATGATCTTGCAAACCTCTCTTGTGGCAATTGATCCTCGGAACGGTGATGTGCGAGCGTTAGTAGGAGGACGAGATTATTCTGAGAGTCCTTATAATCGTGCTACGCATGCTCACCGTCAGGCTGGTTCGACATTTAAGCCATTTCTCTACTATGCAGCACTTGAGAACGGTTCGACACCTGCATCAACATTATTAAGTGAACCAACGCAGTTTCAAATTGATGAAGGACGCGCGATTTACTCTCCTAGTAATTTCGGCAATAACTACGCGAATGACTTCATTACACTACTGCAGGCCATTGCCTTCTCTGATAACATTTATGCTGTAAAAAGTCTGCTTGTCCTCGGAACAGAGAAACTAATAGATGTTGCTGAACGTGTGGGCATTATCAGTCCTCTGCCTGAGACAGCATCACTCGCCTTAGGTTCTGCCGATGTCACATTACTTGAAATGGTCAATGGCTACAGTCCATTTGCAAATGGAGGACAAAAGGTAAAGCCGCGCTTTATCCGCAAAGTTGTCGACTTAAATGGACGTGTGCTTTACGAGAGTGAGCCAGACAAAGAACAAGTGCTGGATCCTAAGCTTGCTTTTATTATGACCGATCTTATGACAGGCATGTTTGACCCAAGTTTAAACGCTCATGCAGGAGTCACAGGCGGGTCAGTAGCACATCTTGTTAACAGACCAGTAGCTGGAAAAAGCGGATCTACTCCTCAGGACAGCTGGATGATCGGCTATACGCCGCAGCTTGTGACCGGCGTGTGGGTAGGATATGATAAAGCAACACCGATTGATCAGCGGACGGAAGGCCAAATTTCTAAAAAGATTTGGGCTAACTTTACAGAAGATGCGCTCAAAAACGAGTTGAAGCTGCCATTTCAAAAGCCTCGCGGGGTCGTGGCTGTTGAGATGAATCCGCAAAGCGGATACCTGGCAAGTGAAACATGTCCAAAAAGCCGAACGACGTATTTTATCGCTGGAACGGAACCTACGAAAACCTGCCCGGAGACAGCCAATGCGGATGGTACGGATATAATTGATGAAGAAGCACATGAAGAAGAACGTTTGATAGATAAATTTTTTAAATGGTTTGGCCACTAA
- the nhaC gene encoding Na+/H+ antiporter NhaC has product MEKERKPISFGLAVIPLIIMITAMSFTIVVFEGAPHIPLILGTVVSAFIAWRAGFTWKEVEASIYKGIRLALPAVVIIIIVGVIIGAWIGGGIIATMVYYGLMLISPEVFLMTMTIISAIVALAIGSSWSTMGTIGVAGMGIGISMGIPAPMIAGAIISGAYFGDKMSPLSDSTNLAAGVVGVDLFEHIKHMLATTIPGLVIALVVYWYLGRQFSGSGVIDSNVAEVMTSLQANFVITPWLLLVPAAVIFLVARKVPALPALTVGVMLGFLSHILIQGGSIGDAVNTLNDGFSIASGNEMIDSLFNRGGIEAMMYTVSLTIVAMTFGGVLENTGMLKAMVDQILKLAKTSKGLLTTAVSSAFFTNVTTAEQYISVVLPGRMYVQSFKEKKLHPKNLSRAVEDGGTLTSVFVPWNTCAIFIFATLAVHPFEYAPYAVLNFVVPILSIIYAWTGFTITRLTDEEALQMERAEQESEQKAI; this is encoded by the coding sequence ATGGAAAAAGAGAGAAAACCGATTTCGTTTGGCTTGGCTGTTATACCGCTAATAATCATGATCACTGCAATGAGTTTTACAATTGTTGTATTTGAAGGAGCACCGCATATTCCGCTTATTCTAGGGACTGTTGTATCCGCTTTCATAGCGTGGCGGGCGGGCTTTACATGGAAAGAAGTTGAAGCAAGTATTTATAAAGGGATTCGTCTTGCCCTGCCGGCTGTCGTCATCATCATTATTGTTGGTGTCATTATTGGAGCATGGATTGGCGGCGGGATTATTGCGACGATGGTGTATTACGGCTTAATGCTCATTTCACCAGAAGTGTTTTTAATGACCATGACGATTATCTCAGCCATTGTTGCTTTAGCAATTGGAAGCTCATGGTCAACGATGGGAACGATCGGGGTTGCTGGTATGGGAATTGGCATCAGCATGGGAATCCCTGCGCCGATGATTGCAGGAGCGATTATATCCGGTGCATACTTTGGTGACAAGATGTCTCCGTTATCTGACTCAACCAACCTTGCAGCAGGGGTTGTTGGTGTTGATTTATTTGAACATATTAAGCACATGCTTGCTACAACCATTCCCGGACTTGTCATTGCTTTAGTAGTTTATTGGTATTTAGGACGACAATTTTCTGGCTCTGGTGTGATTGATAGTAATGTGGCAGAGGTGATGACAAGCCTTCAGGCTAATTTTGTAATTACGCCTTGGCTGTTACTTGTGCCTGCAGCTGTTATTTTCCTTGTTGCTAGGAAAGTGCCGGCCTTGCCAGCGCTCACAGTCGGGGTTATGTTAGGATTTCTTTCTCATATTTTGATTCAAGGCGGTTCAATTGGGGATGCTGTTAATACATTAAATGACGGCTTTAGCATTGCATCAGGTAATGAGATGATTGACAGCTTGTTCAACCGCGGCGGCATTGAAGCGATGATGTATACCGTCTCGCTTACGATCGTTGCGATGACCTTTGGCGGGGTGCTTGAGAATACAGGTATGTTAAAAGCGATGGTTGATCAAATTCTAAAGCTTGCTAAGACATCAAAAGGACTGCTGACAACGGCTGTTTCTTCTGCTTTCTTTACAAATGTAACGACAGCTGAGCAGTATATTTCAGTCGTTCTTCCAGGTAGAATGTACGTTCAAAGCTTTAAAGAGAAGAAGCTTCATCCGAAAAATCTATCAAGGGCAGTAGAGGACGGCGGGACCTTAACGTCAGTATTTGTTCCTTGGAATACGTGTGCGATCTTTATTTTTGCGACGCTCGCAGTTCATCCGTTTGAATATGCTCCTTATGCCGTATTGAACTTTGTCGTGCCGATTTTATCAATTATTTATGCGTGGACAGGCTTTACAATTACACGTTTGACAGATGAAGAGGCTCTGCAAATGGAACGTGCTGAACAAGAGAGTGAGCAAAAAGCAATCTAA
- a CDS encoding N-acetyltransferase family protein: protein MYKGELMNGRDQTKETYQVRRLTREDLNVILEVQQVVLDTLENKEHLQPLSEEEFKAILRGDGLILGVFVKGSLTAFRALWFPGDDEENLGRDLGLSPSEQRKVVHQEISIVHPDYRGNGLQKRLAALVMRELAERTSEYEYVCCTVHPFNIPSLKDKLAQGMRIVKLKEKYAGHLRYILLKKLSVEMMVDNDTKKIVPLDDIVEQNRLLNEGNYGTELVESIEQGGRQSIAFAKGQV, encoded by the coding sequence ATGTATAAAGGCGAACTAATGAATGGAAGGGATCAGACAAAAGAAACCTATCAAGTTAGAAGGTTAACTAGGGAAGACTTGAATGTCATCTTAGAAGTTCAGCAAGTTGTTTTGGATACTTTAGAGAATAAAGAACATTTGCAGCCTCTAAGTGAGGAGGAGTTCAAAGCGATCTTGAGAGGGGATGGTCTGATCCTTGGAGTGTTTGTAAAAGGCAGCTTAACAGCTTTTAGAGCATTATGGTTTCCTGGAGATGACGAAGAAAATCTAGGCAGGGACCTAGGATTGTCTCCTAGTGAGCAAAGGAAAGTTGTTCATCAGGAAATCTCCATTGTACACCCTGATTACCGAGGCAATGGTCTCCAAAAACGCCTTGCAGCCTTAGTGATGAGGGAGTTGGCAGAACGTACATCAGAGTATGAGTATGTTTGCTGCACGGTTCACCCTTTTAATATTCCGAGCTTAAAGGATAAGCTGGCACAAGGGATGCGCATTGTGAAACTGAAAGAAAAGTATGCAGGTCATCTGCGCTACATTTTGCTAAAGAAACTATCAGTTGAAATGATGGTTGATAACGATACGAAGAAAATTGTACCGCTAGATGATATCGTTGAACAAAACAGGCTCTTAAATGAAGGAAATTACGGAACTGAATTGGTCGAATCAATTGAGCAAGGGGGCAGGCAATCAATAGCCTTTGCTAAGGGGCAAGTCTAG
- a CDS encoding Glu/Leu/Phe/Val family dehydrogenase, with product MGKVESVARIVKKDVLASTQQVIDQALSNLGYGEEMYELLKEPQRMLTVRIPIKLDNGEVKVFTGYRSQHNDAVGPTKGGVRFHPEVTENEVKALSIWMSLKCGIVDVPYGGGKGGIVCDPRTMSFPELERLSRGYVRAISQVVGPTKDIPAPDVFTNSQIMAWMMDEYSRIREFDSPGFITGKPLVLGGSHGRETATAMGVTICIEEAAKKKALDLEGAKVIIQGFGNAGGFLAEILHQRGANVVGISDAYGALYDENGLDIEYLLSKRDSFGTVTTLFKRTITNQELLERECDILVPAAIANQITEENANAIKAKIVVEAANGPTTLEATEILSKRGVLLVPDVLASSGGVTVSYFEWVQNNLGYYWSEEEVLGKLKDKMVKAFNNVLDTAQRHQVDTRLAAYMVGVRKMAEASKFRGWV from the coding sequence TTGGGTAAAGTGGAGTCGGTAGCAAGGATTGTAAAGAAAGATGTATTAGCTTCAACACAGCAGGTCATTGATCAGGCATTGTCTAATCTAGGTTACGGTGAGGAAATGTATGAATTGCTCAAAGAGCCGCAGCGTATGCTTACAGTGCGCATACCGATTAAGTTAGACAATGGGGAGGTCAAAGTGTTCACAGGGTACCGCTCTCAACATAATGACGCGGTAGGACCTACAAAAGGCGGTGTGCGCTTTCATCCAGAAGTGACTGAAAATGAAGTGAAGGCTTTATCAATCTGGATGAGCTTAAAATGCGGAATTGTTGATGTTCCCTATGGGGGAGGCAAAGGGGGCATTGTTTGTGATCCGCGTACAATGTCGTTCCCTGAGCTTGAAAGGTTATCTCGAGGATATGTCAGAGCAATCAGCCAGGTTGTCGGACCAACGAAAGATATCCCAGCGCCAGATGTGTTTACAAATTCACAAATTATGGCATGGATGATGGACGAATACAGTCGTATCCGCGAATTTGATTCCCCTGGATTTATTACAGGAAAACCGTTGGTCCTTGGCGGTTCTCATGGAAGGGAAACGGCCACTGCTATGGGCGTGACGATTTGTATAGAAGAAGCTGCAAAGAAAAAAGCTCTTGATCTTGAAGGAGCAAAAGTGATTATTCAAGGCTTTGGAAATGCAGGAGGTTTCTTGGCGGAAATTCTTCATCAAAGAGGAGCGAATGTAGTAGGGATCTCCGATGCATATGGGGCTCTTTATGATGAGAATGGCTTGGATATTGAGTATTTACTTTCTAAGCGTGATTCCTTTGGTACAGTAACGACATTATTTAAGCGAACAATTACAAACCAAGAGCTGCTTGAACGGGAATGTGATATTTTAGTTCCAGCAGCGATCGCCAATCAAATTACAGAAGAAAATGCGAATGCAATTAAAGCTAAAATTGTCGTAGAAGCAGCAAACGGTCCGACAACGCTCGAGGCAACAGAAATTCTATCAAAAAGAGGAGTTCTTCTCGTACCGGATGTTCTTGCTAGTTCTGGAGGAGTGACTGTCTCCTATTTTGAATGGGTACAAAATAATCTCGGTTACTACTGGTCAGAAGAAGAAGTTTTAGGTAAATTAAAAGATAAAATGGTTAAAGCATTTAACAATGTGCTAGACACAGCCCAAAGACATCAAGTTGATACACGACTTGCTGCATATATGGTAGGAGTAAGAAAGATGGCAGAAGCTTCTAAGTTTAGAGGATGGGTGTAA
- a CDS encoding sigma-54 interaction domain-containing protein, whose product MEQYEQIRKQLTIYETLINEIDAGIHVIDEYGKTIIYNDKMMEIESLSREDVLNKDFLDIFKFKDKQGSTLLEALHHQKVSAHKKQTYFTKGGKEITTMNRTFPIYDGENIIGAMEVAKDVTKLEQLIRRNMEQKGNTRYTFDSIIGGSQAISEVIEHTKRATRTPSSVLIVGETGTGKELFAQSIHNGSDRTQRPFISQNCAAMPDTLIESILFGTSKGAFTGATEKIGLFEQAEGGTLLLDEINSLSPALQAKLLRAIQEKSIRRIGDTIDRKVNVRIISTINEDPIEAIAENRLRKDLFYRLSVVSLFIPALRERKEDIPLLVESFIGKYNQLFRMDVSGVTDEVQEIFQQYDWPGNVRELEHIIEGAMNLVIDEEWIDVCHLPYNLKNKTHLLKQKVTSSERAAPSFNVQAEPHHLKDYLHEAERYYINKALEKHKYHKTNAASELGLSRQTLQYRMKRLNIE is encoded by the coding sequence TTGGAACAATACGAGCAAATAAGAAAGCAGCTAACCATTTATGAAACATTAATCAATGAAATCGATGCTGGTATTCATGTCATTGATGAATACGGAAAAACAATTATTTACAACGACAAAATGATGGAAATAGAATCACTTTCAAGAGAAGACGTGCTTAATAAAGACTTTTTAGATATCTTCAAATTTAAAGACAAGCAAGGAAGCACCCTGCTTGAGGCGTTGCACCATCAAAAAGTCTCTGCCCATAAAAAGCAAACCTATTTCACTAAAGGCGGCAAAGAGATTACGACCATGAATAGAACGTTTCCAATCTATGACGGAGAAAACATAATTGGAGCGATGGAAGTGGCAAAGGATGTAACTAAGCTTGAACAGTTAATCAGAAGGAATATGGAGCAAAAGGGAAATACACGCTACACCTTTGACAGCATTATAGGCGGGAGTCAGGCTATAAGTGAGGTGATCGAACATACTAAACGAGCGACAAGAACTCCTTCTTCCGTTCTGATCGTCGGTGAAACGGGGACAGGAAAGGAGCTTTTTGCTCAAAGTATTCATAACGGCAGTGATCGTACGCAAAGACCGTTTATATCTCAAAACTGTGCAGCCATGCCTGATACGCTGATTGAGAGCATATTATTTGGCACAAGTAAGGGAGCATTTACAGGAGCGACAGAAAAGATCGGTCTGTTTGAACAAGCTGAGGGCGGGACATTGCTTCTAGATGAGATCAACTCCCTTAGCCCTGCCCTTCAAGCCAAACTGCTTCGTGCCATTCAAGAGAAGTCAATAAGAAGAATCGGCGATACGATTGATCGAAAAGTAAATGTACGGATTATCTCTACAATTAACGAAGATCCAATCGAAGCGATTGCCGAAAATCGTCTTCGAAAAGATTTATTTTACCGGTTAAGCGTGGTTTCCTTATTTATTCCAGCCTTAAGAGAGCGAAAAGAAGATATTCCATTACTCGTAGAATCCTTTATTGGCAAGTATAATCAGCTTTTTCGAATGGATGTTTCAGGAGTGACAGATGAGGTTCAGGAAATATTTCAGCAATATGATTGGCCTGGGAATGTGCGTGAGCTTGAACATATTATTGAAGGGGCGATGAATTTAGTCATCGACGAAGAATGGATCGATGTTTGCCACCTGCCTTACAATCTTAAAAATAAAACGCACCTTCTTAAGCAAAAGGTGACATCCTCTGAACGTGCAGCACCTAGCTTTAACGTTCAGGCCGAACCACATCACTTAAAAGATTATTTACATGAAGCGGAAAGATACTACATAAATAAAGCGCTAGAAAAGCATAAATACCATAAAACCAATGCTGCAAGCGAACTCGGACTTAGCCGGCAAACCTTGCAATACCGGATGAAGCGTTTAAATATTGAGTAA